TTTTGGTAATTTTAATCAACTAATTCGCGTGGATAATTTTCAGTTTACCACTCGTAACCGCCGTCCTCCCATAGATCCAGTCAACTCGCTTTTGAGTTTAGGTTATTCTTTATTACGCCACGATATTCAAGGTGCATTAAATATTGTTGGCTTCGACCCTTATTTAGGATACTTACATACAGAGCGTTATGGACGACCTTCTTTAGCACTAGATTTAATGGAAGAATTTCGACCTTTAATAGTAGATGCTGTTGTTCTGACAGCGATTAATCGTCGGATGCTAGCACCAAAAGATTTTATTACTGAACCTGTAAGCAATGCAGTTTCATTAACTAAAGAAGGCTTGCATATTTTTCTACGACTATATCAAGAAAAGAAGCAAGATAAATTTAAACATCCCGTAATGCAAAAGCAGCATAGCTATCAAGAAAGTATGGAAATTCAAGCTCGATTGCTAGCGAAATACCTTATGGGAGAAATTGATAAATATCCACCTCTAGTGATGAAGTAATTCGTAAAGTTAAGAGACGCGATTATACTCTTACGAGAAGCCGCTCTTCGAGCGTCTACGCGTCTGTACAAGAGTTAAGAGTAAAAAATAGAATTAATAATTCCTCATTCCCCTATTACCCATTCCCTACTCCCTATGTACGTTGTGATTTCCTACGATGTATCAGAAGACAGTCGCCGTACTAAAATTCACAAGATTCTCAAATCTTATGGGCAGTGGATGCAGTATTCAGTATTTGAGTGCGACCTGACACAGACCCAGTATGCTAAACTGCGATCGCGTCTTGCTAAAGTGATCAAGCCAGACCAAGACAGTATCCGCTTTTACTTCCTCTGTGGTTGCTGTCAACCCAAGATTGAGCGCATCGGCGGCGAAATGCCAATTGATACCACAGTCTTTTTTGCTTGACACAAGTGTCAACCAGTAGGTGTTTTTCAACAAAGATGAATTTTAGCGGCTTAAAAGCTTACACAATCTGGCTTTGAACCATATTTAATGAATTCAATGGTTGACACCATACCCGCAAACCTTCACTACAACTGCTTTTGAGGTTATTTACTCCTCTACCTATCTTGACAACCCAACCCCTGGAAAGCTATCTTTGTTGCAGGTTGACACCAATGAACCTTGAAAACCAAATATATCAAGGCTTTCAAGCTGAGCAGTTGCAACTAATAAAAATCCCTATCAGGGATTGAAACGCTATATTAGGCTTCCAATCATTACCCAAATCACGTTGCAACTAATAAAAATCCCTATCAGGGATTGAAACATATTGAGGAATAAGCCAACCGAATTGTAGTTCGTTGCAACTAATAAAAATCCCTATCAGGGATTGAAACGCATTAGAGAAAGATTTAATTCCAGTTCCACCAAGTTGCAACTAATAAAAATCCCTATCAGGGATTGAAACCTCTATTCTCACCACACCGGACAAATCAATACCCAGTTGCAACTAATAAAAATCCCTATCAGGGATTGAAACCGGCAACTTCAAGCTAGGAAAATCCAAACTCTTGTTGCAACTAATAAAAATCCCTATCAGGGATTGAAACCGGACTGCGATCTCACCACGCCTAATAAGTTTTCTAAGTTGCAACTAATAAAAATCCCTATCAGGGATTGAAACTTTGCGATCGCCACTCTTTGTCAACTCCTTCGCGTTGCAACTAATAAAAATCCCTATCAGGGATTGAAACTATACAAACTTCAATAATAGTTTGGCAATATAGTTGCAACTAATAAAAATCCCTATCAGGGATTGAAACTCGCCAGTGAAAGCTGACAGGCAGGCAATAGAAGTTGCAACTAATAAAAATCCCTATCAGGGATTGAAACAACGAAGAGAAAACAATCCATATCACAGAGACCAGTTGCAACTAATAAAAATCCCTATCAGGGATTGAAACTCAAAAATATGTTAGATTTTGAGCAATACTCATCGGTTGCAACTAATAAAAATCCCTATCAGGGATTGAAACCAGGGTAGCTATCAAAACGCGAATTCCTAAAAGGTTGCAACTAATAAAAATCCCTATCAGGGATTGAAACCCAGATATAGAAGTTTATGATAATACTTGGGAAGTTGCAACTAATAAAAATCCCTATCAGGGATTGAAACGTAGACTTCCTGAAAGTAATCCACTCAGAAGATACATCATCAGGTTGCAACTAATAAAAATCCCTATCAGGGATTGAAACTAAGCAAAAGCTTCCGATGCCTCATTATCAAGCGATCGCTTGTTGCAACTAATAAAAATCCCTATCAGGGATTGAAACTTGATAGCTACCCTGCTGCAATGCCAAGTACTGGTTGCAACTAATAAAAATCCCTATCAGGGATTGAAACATAATTCTTTAAGAAATACATCGCCCTCTTTAAGTTGCAACTAATAAAAATCCCTATCAGGGATTGAAACGCGTTTGTAGCTTTATTGTTGTGAATTGTGCAATTCGTTGCAACTAATAAAAATCCCTATCAGGGATTGAAACTTTCAATGAATAAAAACATATCCGAATCATAAGGTTGCAACTAATAAAAATCCCTATCAGGGATTGAAACTTACATTTTAGCTTTGTGTTCGCTCACATTTTGGGTTGCAACTAATAAAAATCCCTATCAGGGATTGAAACATCTTTTAAGTGATGGATACAGAGAAAGGCACGGTTTAGGGTTGCAACTAATAAAAATCCCTATCAGGGATTGAAACATCTTTTCTTAAATTAAACCTCAAAAACACCTTTGTTGCAACTAATAAAAATCCCTATCAGGGATTGAAACCGGCAATCCATCGCTTGCACCGCTCCACATTCTCAGGGTTGCAACTAATAAAAATCCCTATCAGGGATTGAAACATAGATAGCTATATTTATATATAAAAACAGGGGTATGTTGCAACTAATAAAAATCCCTATCAGGGATTGAAACTTTAAATGTGCAAACTCAGATTGCACATTTAGACGTTGCAACTAATAAAAATCCCTATCAGGGATTGAAACTCACTCTCACGACAAAGCCGAACACGACATTAAGGTTGCAACTAATAAAAATCCCTATCAGGGATTGAAACAGCGATATTTGCCAGGGTAGGTAAAAGCAAAAGTGCGTTGCAACTAATAAAAATCCCTATCAGGGATTGAAACTCTCAAAGACACCCCCTACTGAAAGTGCATTACAGCGTTGCAACTAATAAAAATCCCTATTAAAGATTGAAACAAAGTTTATGAGCGTGAGAGTATGCTTGAAAATTGGGTTGCAACTAATAAAAGTCTATATTAACGTGAGTTCGATGAACCTCTCCCTCCCAACCTCCCTCTCCGAAGCGGAAAGGGAGGAGCAACGAAAAAATCATCGTTTTACTCCCCTCTCCTCGTAGGAGAGGGGCTGGGGGAGAGGTCAACATAGCACTCGTCGAACTCACGTTATATTAATCATTATTTAGCGCATTACCTATAGCAACCTAAATCATTTATGAAAATATCTCTTTAATATTTCTCTGTGCCTCTGCGGTTTGATTAAAAAAACTAATTTTCACAATTTAGATAAGTATGAAGCTACGCCGACATCATAACAACAAAGGTTTGCGTCAAATTAAAAAAGATATTACTGTAGCTTAAGTAAGAGCGATCGCTCGTCGTTTAAATATCAAGTATGCTAGTTCTCAGTTTTCTGTACCAGAATTAGGGTTACTCTTGAGCAATGAACTACGAAACAGCTCGCAAACTTCTCATAGACCAGACACTCACAAAAGAGGAAAACCCAGATGCCCTGTTAAAACGTCTCAAACAGGGTAAACCGCCAGTACCGGGTCAAATAACCTCGATTTTACTGGCATTGAAAGTAGTTTATGAAGCGCTAAAAGATGCCCCAAGCCTTGACAGAGAACTGGCTTTAGCCCTTTATCAGTTAGGCATCAAGGCACAACAGTTATTTGCCGCAGGACGCAAAGCTGGGGTTGATTGGCCACCACTGCTAAAGGAAGATTTGTTACGAATTTCCCTAGCATCTGAAAGTATCTTTTCTGGTACATGGCAAACCCTAGCTCCTGCGGGGTTGGGGAATCTCTAGGAAATGGAATTATTAACGAGTTTGCAGTTCAGTTTCCAACTTGTCTAAGTCAGTCTTAAGGAAAATCGTCAATTGACCAGTGAAAGCTTTTCCTTCCTTGGGTTGGGCAATTTCCACCCAGTAGGCGTAGCGATCGCCTACACGCAATTCTCCCTTTAACGCTTCTCTAATAGGACTTTTCGCCAAACGTGCTGAGTTAACTGTACTTTGGTTGGGATATTGGTAAACTACCTGAGCGCGATCGTAGTCTTGATAAATATCCAAGTTATAAATCACCCGTAACGTTTCTTGAAGACGGGCAAATGACATTCCGTTAATCGCATCATACATAGTAATCCGCTCAGTGCGAATTGTCCCCCGGTCTTTGCTAAAAGCTACTTTCCCAGGAGGCAATACCGATGCTAAAAACGTGAATCGCTGAGCTGCTGTATCAGTTTTTTGAACGAATAATTGCTCACCAACTCTAGGGCGAAGCGTGGGATGTGCTTTAATCCAGGTACTAACTTCCTCAGTACCTTGTCCTGGTAAAGCATTAGCTCTAGAATCAAAAACCGTTTCTACACATAACCAAGGCGCTAGAGATAAAGGCAAAATCAAACACTGAAGCAGAGATTTCTTGAGCATCTTCCTATTCCGGACTTATATGGAAATTTCCCCATTAGGGAATAACCATAGTCTTCCCGTTTTTCAGCAAGATCATTTCAAGCGTCAACCCAACCTAACAAATTAAGGATCTGACTCATTAACATAGAAAAGTAGAGAGTATCTACCTTGTTTTTTACATCAAGTACTATATAGATAGATATCTGAGAGATTACAAGCATGACTTCGGTTTCAAATCAGCAAGCCGCTACTACTCGTACAGAACTATAGACTGGCGATCGCAGGCATCTGTACCACAACTATGTCATGGCTCATCTTGTTGCAAGAATTAATAATGCATAAGGAAAGTATCTCTACATTACTTTTAAAAGAGGTTATTAATGAAAGTAACTACTGATTTGAAAAAACTTTATGATACTAATTACATAGAATGGCTAGAGCAAACTATTGAACTTTTGAAAAACCGTCAAATGGAGCAGATTGATTATGAAAACTTAATTGAGGAAATAGAAGATTTGGTTAAAAGATAAAAAAGAAGATTAAGAAGTTTACTAGAGCAGATTATTAGACATTTACTTCTCTACCAATACTGGGAATTGTAACGCCAACAAAATTCTAGCCACTGGAAAGCAGAAATTATTAGCTTTCTTAATCAACTTAATGAGGACTTAACAACCAATTTACGCCAATATCTAGAAGAAAATTTAACTTTAATTTATAGCAATGCTCTGGATTATATTAAAACTAAAACAAAGCTGAACACTTTGCCTGATATTTTTCCTTATAGTTTAGACCAGCTAATAGATAAAAATTGGTTACCATCATGAAAGAGTAACTAACTTGAAAACTCATATTTGAAGATGAAAAATTTATTATTTTATGGCAGCATCGCCACCTTAATCACTTTACGCGCCTTCATGTCAGAAAACACCTGTTCTAAATCCTTCAATGGGCGCTGTTCGCTAATAAGCAATTCAAAGGGAATTTGACGACTAGCTATCAGTGATAGTGCCGCCCTTACATACTCTGGTGTATTGTGAAACACGCCTTTAAGGGTTAATTCGCTATAGTGTAGCTGTTCTGTATTAACAGTAATGCTCGTATCCCGTGGACAACCGCCGAATAAATTGACAGTTGCACCAGGACGGGCGCAAGCGATCGCAGTTTCCCAAACACTTGGCACACCAGTAGCTTCAATCACCACATCTGCACCCCATCCTTGTGTAAATTCTTTCACTACACCAGAAATATTCGGGATTTGGTGATAATTAAAAGTCTTGCTTGCACCCAATTTTTTACCAATTTCTAGCCTGTGGTTATTACCTCCCCACAACAACACTTCAGCTTTTACACTCAACGCCGCTACAAACATCAAACCAATCGCCCCATCTCCCAAGACGACTACTTGATCTTTGGCTTTAATATTTGAACGCGCTACACCGTGTAACACACAAGCTAAAGGTTCCGTCATCGCTGCCAATTCAAACGGCAACTCATCGGGAATTCTCAATAAATTATGCTCTACTATAGCCGCCGGAATTTTTAGGTATTCAGCAAAAGTCCCATTATTCCATGTCAAATTTGGACACAAAGAATACTCTTGCCGTTGACAAAAAAAGCAATTCATGCATGGGGCGGAATTATTAGCGACAACGCGATCGCCTACTTGCCAACCGGTAACGCCTGCACCCAAAGTAACAATTTGCCCAGCAGCTTCATGACCAAAAAGTGTTGGCGGTTTGAGCATTTTGGCATGACCACCACGTCGCCAGACTTTCAAATCTGTGCCGCAAGTTGTGGCTACCCCCACTTGAATCACCACTTCACCCGTTGCTGGAGTGGGGTCAGCTACTTCTTCTAAGCGTAAATCTTCTTGCCCATAAAGCAACGCTGCTAACAAAATTTTTAACCTATCAATTTGCTCCACCTGATTTTACCAAGTGGAGCAATACTTTTATTAAAACTAAATTACTAAAGCACTGACTCTTTAATATCGGGAAGCGTTGTTTATAACAGTGAAAGTGCTGAGTCAAGAGCTAAAAGTCAAAGGTTAATAGTTATTATTTTCCCTTGTCCTCTGCTCCTTCATCTCCCCCTCAATCCTCAAGGGTTCACTACTGGTTGGGGAACTACTCCCGTATTCCGGGTTTCTACATTAGGCAGGCGAGTTACAGTCAACAGCGGTACTTCTTGTCGACACGACTGGCAAAACCAATATAGCTCTCCATGACGGGCATGACGCAGGAGGGAACCACCACAACATGGGCAAGTGTTCGCTCTCATACTCATACCAATGTCCTCCTTAAAAAAAGTTGTTGTTTAAAATGGTCAAAAAAGCTGTTGATTAAAACTGGATTTTGGCGGCATAAATGCGGCCATTCGATTCTATGCGGTCTTTGATAATTTGTCTGTAAACAGATTCATATCCGTCAACCATTTGGCTAACACTAAACTTGTTTTCCACATATTTTCGACAGGTTTGACGATTGAGTGACAAAGCTAATGGAATCATTGCCGCCATTTCTTCATAGCTTTGGCAGACAAAACCTGATATGCCGTGAGCAATTACCTCTGGTACAGAACCTTGATTCATTGCAATCACTGGTGTACCAGTTGCCATTGATTCAATCATTACCAAGCCAAAAGGTTCTTGCCAGCTAATGGGAAAGAGAGTTATAGCAGCATTGCCCAGAAGTTCAGTTTTTTCGGCGTGGGTAATTTCGCCTAGATATTCAATTTGCTGACCATCAATATGGGGGGCAATCTCTTGTTCAAAAAACTTAGAGTCTACTAAA
This region of Nostoc sp. UHCC 0302 genomic DNA includes:
- the cas2 gene encoding CRISPR-associated endonuclease Cas2 produces the protein MYVVISYDVSEDSRRTKIHKILKSYGQWMQYSVFECDLTQTQYAKLRSRLAKVIKPDQDSIRFYFLCGCCQPKIERIGGEMPIDTTVFFA
- the cas1d gene encoding type I-D CRISPR-associated endonuclease Cas1d, translating into MGTVYITQDDSFIGKIDERLHVKFDKKTILDVPLIKIDGLVVMGRSSISPAAITELVNQKIPLTFLTNTGKYIARLEPEMSKNIFVRSAQWKAAGESASAVHVTQGFVRGKLKNYRYALLQAQRRYFELDLNAGITKLSSAIASIDKSTSIDSIRGLEGAGSAAYFGNFNQLIRVDNFQFTTRNRRPPIDPVNSLLSLGYSLLRHDIQGALNIVGFDPYLGYLHTERYGRPSLALDLMEEFRPLIVDAVVLTAINRRMLAPKDFITEPVSNAVSLTKEGLHIFLRLYQEKKQDKFKHPVMQKQHSYQESMEIQARLLAKYLMGEIDKYPPLVMK
- a CDS encoding Dethiobiotin synthetase; amino-acid sequence: MNYETARKLLIDQTLTKEENPDALLKRLKQGKPPVPGQITSILLALKVVYEALKDAPSLDRELALALYQLGIKAQQLFAAGRKAGVDWPPLLKEDLLRISLASESIFSGTWQTLAPAGLGNL
- a CDS encoding alcohol dehydrogenase catalytic domain-containing protein → MLAALLYGQEDLRLEEVADPTPATGEVVIQVGVATTCGTDLKVWRRGGHAKMLKPPTLFGHEAAGQIVTLGAGVTGWQVGDRVVANNSAPCMNCFFCQRQEYSLCPNLTWNNGTFAEYLKIPAAIVEHNLLRIPDELPFELAAMTEPLACVLHGVARSNIKAKDQVVVLGDGAIGLMFVAALSVKAEVLLWGGNNHRLEIGKKLGASKTFNYHQIPNISGVVKEFTQGWGADVVIEATGVPSVWETAIACARPGATVNLFGGCPRDTSITVNTEQLHYSELTLKGVFHNTPEYVRAALSLIASRQIPFELLISEQRPLKDLEQVFSDMKARKVIKVAMLP